From Candidatus Pedobacter colombiensis, one genomic window encodes:
- a CDS encoding ATP-binding protein, with translation MESKMEPENSIPFAQKITTNLSWNDIILDHTIRERLEEISKQLIQGQTSMKTFFFGSPGTGKTLAAMLIGKTVQRDVYRVDLSRIVSKHIDETKEKLDRIFDTATNNGWILFFDEADALFGKRSSVKGAHDRYANQEVAYLLQKIEEFPGILILTSNSKENMDNAFIRRFQSIVNFKMPSAVERYQIWKNAFAGTVSLNNDIDLHQISEQYKLSGGSIMNVARYCALSALRRNDTMIKSEELLEGVKKEFKRENKKDI, from the coding sequence ATGGAATCTAAAATGGAACCTGAAAACAGTATTCCCTTTGCTCAGAAAATAACCACGAACTTGAGCTGGAATGATATCATTTTAGATCATACAATTCGTGAGCGGTTAGAAGAAATTAGTAAACAACTTATCCAAGGGCAAACATCGATGAAAACGTTTTTCTTTGGCTCGCCTGGCACAGGAAAAACATTGGCAGCAATGTTAATAGGAAAAACTGTACAGCGCGATGTTTATAGGGTAGATTTATCAAGGATTGTGTCTAAGCATATTGATGAAACTAAAGAAAAACTAGATAGAATATTCGACACTGCAACAAATAACGGTTGGATCTTATTTTTTGATGAGGCAGATGCATTATTTGGAAAAAGATCTTCTGTTAAAGGTGCTCATGATCGGTATGCAAATCAAGAAGTTGCTTATTTGCTGCAAAAGATTGAAGAATTCCCAGGTATACTGATCTTGACTTCCAATTCGAAGGAAAATATGGATAATGCATTTATCAGAAGGTTTCAGTCGATCGTTAATTTTAAAATGCCTTCAGCTGTAGAACGTTATCAGATTTGGAAAAATGCATTTGCTGGTACTGTCAGCCTGAATAACGACATTGATCTGCATCAAATTTCAGAACAATATAAATTGTCTGGCGGATCAATTATGAATGTAGCACGCTATTGTGCCTTGTCAGCTCTTAGACGAAATGATACAATGATAAAAAGCGAAGAGCTTTTGGAAGGGGTTAAAAAAGAATTCAAGAGGGAAAACAAAAAGGACATTTAA
- a CDS encoding ATP-binding protein, with protein MKKNQRSFLVIFGIIIVFITFLFRNSIKQQSEQKVLTATLGELETNNLQISKLDTITLNLQVAENNFRMYTALWKPEYFVKYTEEIKSISTMLASLSVEDNGNISGSIAGDLASKRKQMLFYGEIKKLADSIININLQLNVNKIGNLLPIKSFPKPTVKKVVEVEEIKTEPAVKKKKLFQRLKSAILNKSDQTEASKVRKTETTYEPVENGVEAYNKKQLQRIGDYYKGLLEDQKKNHVKLTEKEQAILTLNERIFENIKLLFKEYKDNINVSEAARKIALKNKAKNSLNNIDWSGKLSFAISLLSYLGIIFLLYKLYRSYHKTMKANKLAAEQVVSKTRLFTNISHEMRSPLNAIIGVSEQLKSTHLNEDQQAMSKLLDTSSSMLLSAVNEVLDFSRLETRKLSLAKTPFKYKRILKEVADTTRVLADQKKLKLELLQDTPDLLLDGDPYRLKQIIMNLTANAIKFTDKGSVSIKVDVKKTDEKDVILIIKIIDTGIGISATNIPVIFNEFSQVIDSKRNDWQVGSGLGLTISKKLVDLHKGKISVESTPGKGTTFTVELPYKIATDGEENLEQQQEMIINSDHFKNIHILVVDDSEMNHLVIKMIFKKHGISYDTATSAAEALQFIDKNKYDMVLTDIQMPEMDGIELTKIIRGSKDHKKAIIPIIALTGEISVEAHDTYLSAGLNDYIIKPFTEIELMEKILDYMD; from the coding sequence ATGAAAAAAAATCAACGTTCTTTTCTGGTCATATTTGGCATTATTATAGTTTTTATAACATTTCTATTTCGCAATTCAATTAAACAGCAGTCAGAACAAAAAGTTTTAACTGCTACTCTGGGCGAATTGGAAACAAACAATCTTCAGATCTCTAAGCTGGATACCATTACCTTAAATTTACAGGTTGCAGAGAATAATTTTCGAATGTACACGGCATTATGGAAGCCCGAGTATTTTGTGAAATATACTGAAGAGATAAAATCCATTTCCACTATGCTGGCCAGCCTTTCTGTGGAAGATAATGGGAACATTTCTGGCAGTATTGCGGGTGATTTGGCAAGCAAACGCAAGCAGATGTTGTTTTATGGAGAAATTAAGAAGCTTGCCGATTCGATTATCAATATTAATTTACAGCTTAATGTAAATAAGATAGGTAATTTATTACCTATAAAAAGCTTTCCAAAACCTACTGTAAAGAAGGTTGTGGAAGTAGAGGAAATAAAAACTGAGCCGGCTGTAAAAAAGAAAAAGTTATTTCAGCGACTTAAAAGTGCAATTTTAAACAAGTCTGATCAGACCGAAGCTTCCAAAGTAAGAAAAACTGAAACGACTTACGAACCTGTTGAAAACGGGGTGGAGGCTTACAACAAAAAGCAATTGCAACGGATTGGCGATTATTACAAAGGCTTGTTGGAGGATCAAAAAAAGAATCATGTTAAATTAACTGAAAAAGAGCAAGCCATCTTGACTTTAAATGAGCGGATATTCGAAAATATTAAGCTGTTATTTAAAGAATATAAAGACAATATTAATGTAAGTGAGGCTGCAAGAAAAATAGCACTCAAGAATAAAGCGAAAAATTCTTTGAATAATATTGATTGGTCAGGTAAACTTAGTTTTGCTATCAGTTTATTGTCTTATCTGGGAATTATATTTTTGTTGTACAAGCTTTATCGGTCTTATCATAAGACCATGAAAGCAAATAAATTGGCCGCAGAGCAGGTGGTTAGTAAAACCAGACTATTTACCAACATAAGTCATGAGATGCGCAGCCCGCTAAATGCAATCATTGGGGTATCTGAACAACTTAAATCAACCCATCTAAATGAAGACCAGCAGGCGATGTCAAAATTGTTAGATACTTCATCATCTATGTTACTATCTGCTGTTAATGAAGTATTGGATTTTTCTCGTCTCGAAACCAGAAAGTTGTCTCTTGCTAAAACACCTTTTAAGTACAAACGAATTTTAAAAGAAGTAGCAGACACAACAAGAGTGTTGGCAGATCAGAAAAAATTAAAACTCGAATTGCTTCAGGATACTCCTGATTTATTGCTGGATGGAGATCCCTACCGTTTAAAGCAGATCATCATGAATTTAACTGCTAACGCCATCAAATTTACTGATAAGGGTAGTGTTAGCATTAAAGTAGATGTTAAAAAAACTGATGAAAAGGATGTGATCCTGATCATTAAAATCATCGATACCGGTATAGGGATATCGGCGACAAATATTCCTGTCATCTTCAACGAGTTTTCGCAGGTGATAGATTCCAAACGCAATGATTGGCAAGTAGGCTCCGGACTTGGGCTGACCATTAGTAAAAAACTGGTGGATTTACATAAAGGGAAAATAAGCGTTGAAAGTACACCGGGTAAGGGGACAACCTTTACGGTAGAGCTGCCCTATAAAATTGCCACCGATGGAGAAGAAAATCTTGAGCAGCAGCAAGAAATGATCATCAATAGCGATCATTTTAAAAACATTCACATTTTAGTCGTTGATGATTCTGAAATGAACCACCTTGTAATCAAAATGATCTTTAAGAAGCATGGAATTAGTTATGATACCGCAACAAGTGCTGCTGAAGCACTTCAGTTTATCGACAAAAATAAATATGATATGGTACTTACAGATATCCAAATGCCCGAAATGGATGGGATAGAGTTGACTAAAATAATCAGAGGGAGTAAAGATCATAAGAAAGCTATTATCCCAATAATAGCATTAACCGGTGAGATTAGTGTGGAGGCCCATGATACTTATCTTTCTGCCGGATTAAACGATTACATCATTAAGCCATTCACGGAGATAGAACTAATGGAAAAGATCCTGGATTATATGGATTAA
- a CDS encoding cold shock domain-containing protein, protein MPEGTVKFFNESKGFGFIVPSNGDPEIFVHVTGLIDKVRENDHVTYEVENGKKGLNATKVKLS, encoded by the coding sequence ATGCCAGAAGGAACAGTAAAATTTTTTAATGAGTCAAAAGGATTTGGATTCATCGTACCATCAAATGGTGACCCGGAAATATTTGTACACGTTACAGGCCTTATTGATAAGGTAAGAGAAAACGACCACGTTACTTACGAGGTTGAAAATGGTAAAAAGGGCTTAAATGCTACGAAAGTAAAACTTAGCTAG
- the rnhA gene encoding ribonuclease HI codes for MIEIYTDGAASGNPGPGGYGVILRSGQHYKELSAGFRMTTNNRMELLAVIVALQALKTPGQQVTIFSDSKYVIDSIEKKWVFGWLKTGFKGKKNKDLWMRFLNVYKLHDVKFVWVKGHNNHPENERCDQLAVAASKNKATQAIDVEFEAERNNPSLL; via the coding sequence ATGATTGAAATATATACAGACGGAGCAGCAAGTGGAAATCCCGGACCAGGTGGTTATGGCGTAATTTTAAGATCTGGACAACACTATAAAGAATTGAGTGCAGGCTTTAGAATGACTACCAACAATAGAATGGAGCTACTCGCTGTGATTGTAGCACTACAGGCTTTAAAAACACCCGGACAGCAAGTCACTATATTTTCTGACTCCAAGTATGTAATTGATTCAATAGAAAAGAAATGGGTATTTGGATGGTTAAAGACTGGTTTTAAAGGAAAAAAAAACAAAGACCTTTGGATGCGCTTTTTAAATGTATATAAATTACACGATGTTAAATTTGTATGGGTTAAAGGTCATAATAATCATCCGGAAAATGAACGCTGTGATCAGCTTGCCGTAGCAGCATCAAAAAACAAAGCTACACAAGCTATTGATGTAGAATTTGAAGCAGAAAGAAACAATCCTTCATTACTTTAG
- a CDS encoding methyltransferase codes for MGSVFKFKKFEVNQSGCAMKINTDGVLLGAIAAQEGAKQILDIGTGTGVIAMMLAQRFEDAQVDAVEIDEQAALAAKGNFNNSVFAANCNAHHNDISLFQTDRKYDLVVSNPPYFVNDLKNQEHRKGIARHAGAQFFESMLKRVAELLDKSGSFWFILPVKQAEYMVKIAFAYGLSPSVVVHLHSDDSKPEFRWIVCLDYTGQITLHKNLNIYETEGVYTATYKQLLKDFFLAF; via the coding sequence ATGGGGAGTGTTTTTAAGTTTAAAAAATTTGAAGTAAACCAGTCGGGCTGTGCCATGAAAATTAATACCGATGGGGTATTGCTTGGAGCCATTGCAGCTCAGGAAGGAGCGAAGCAAATTCTTGATATTGGAACGGGAACCGGAGTGATTGCGATGATGCTGGCACAGCGTTTCGAGGATGCTCAGGTTGATGCGGTTGAAATTGATGAACAGGCTGCACTTGCAGCCAAGGGTAATTTTAACAATTCGGTTTTTGCTGCCAATTGCAATGCGCATCATAATGATATTTCTCTATTTCAAACAGACAGAAAATATGATCTTGTGGTTTCAAATCCTCCATATTTTGTGAATGACCTTAAAAACCAGGAACACAGAAAAGGGATTGCCAGACATGCGGGTGCACAGTTTTTTGAATCTATGTTGAAACGTGTAGCCGAATTATTGGATAAATCAGGAAGTTTCTGGTTTATTTTGCCTGTAAAGCAAGCAGAGTATATGGTTAAGATCGCTTTTGCTTATGGTTTATCTCCATCTGTAGTGGTTCACCTTCATTCGGACGATAGTAAACCTGAATTCAGGTGGATCGTTTGTCTTGATTATACGGGTCAGATAACTCTGCATAAAAATTTAAACATTTATGAAACGGAAGGTGTTTATACAGCTACTTACAAACAGCTGTTAAAAGACTTTTTTCTAGCTTTCTAA
- a CDS encoding metallophosphoesterase family protein — protein MKKIGLMSDTHGFLDDAVFKHFDDCDEIWHAGDFGPDVAERLAAFKPLRGVYGNIDDKEIRAVYPEHLRFYCEQVDVWMTHIGGYPGRYAPQVKSEIYTKPPMLFISGHSHILKVMYDKKINCLHINPGAAGNSGWHRVKTLVKFCISEEKIHTLAAIEIGNR, from the coding sequence ATGAAAAAAATTGGACTGATGTCAGATACGCACGGATTTTTAGATGATGCTGTTTTTAAGCACTTTGATGATTGTGATGAGATATGGCATGCCGGGGATTTTGGGCCTGATGTAGCTGAACGCCTTGCAGCCTTTAAACCTTTGAGGGGTGTTTATGGAAATATCGACGATAAAGAGATTCGTGCTGTGTATCCGGAACACCTTCGTTTTTACTGTGAACAGGTGGATGTATGGATGACACATATTGGGGGATATCCAGGTCGATATGCACCCCAGGTGAAGAGTGAAATTTACACTAAGCCTCCGATGTTATTCATCTCCGGACATTCACATATTTTAAAAGTTATGTATGATAAAAAAATAAATTGTCTGCATATAAATCCCGGTGCAGCTGGTAATTCTGGTTGGCACAGAGTAAAAACTTTGGTTAAGTTTTGTATTTCGGAAGAAAAAATACATACCTTAGCCGCTATAGAAATAGGCAATAGATAA
- a CDS encoding c-type cytochrome, with product MKILKILGIVIAIVIVLAFAGGLYIHSALPDTGAASIVKIEPTPARLERGRYLANHVSACMDCHATRNWALYSGPPLSESLGKGGELFDENMGFPGKIYAANITPHALGNWTDGEILRAITTGVNKNGKALFPLMGYQRFGKMDKEDIYSIIVYIRSLKPIRNEVPNTELNFPVSLINNTMPRPADFQKIPAMQDTVRYGAYLVNAAGCVECHSKTDKGAVIAGTEFGGGMEFKQPGGIIRSCNITMHKTNGLGNWTKEMFVQKFKMYADSNNKLPAMNKNELNTPMPWTMFAGMTKDDLGAIYTYLKSLKPLDNKVETRSSL from the coding sequence ATGAAAATTTTAAAAATACTCGGGATCGTCATCGCAATTGTAATTGTTCTTGCTTTCGCCGGTGGTTTGTACATTCACAGTGCTTTACCGGATACTGGAGCAGCATCAATAGTAAAAATTGAACCAACTCCAGCTCGCTTAGAACGCGGTCGTTACCTGGCAAATCATGTGTCAGCTTGTATGGATTGTCATGCCACTCGCAACTGGGCTTTATATTCAGGTCCACCCCTAAGTGAATCTTTGGGCAAAGGCGGTGAGCTTTTTGATGAAAACATGGGATTTCCGGGGAAAATTTACGCAGCCAATATTACCCCACATGCACTAGGGAATTGGACTGACGGAGAAATTTTAAGAGCCATTACTACAGGTGTTAATAAAAATGGAAAAGCTTTATTTCCTTTGATGGGATACCAAAGATTTGGAAAAATGGATAAAGAAGATATTTATAGCATCATTGTCTATATCCGCAGCTTAAAACCAATAAGAAATGAAGTACCAAATACCGAATTAAATTTCCCTGTAAGCCTGATCAATAACACGATGCCTAGACCTGCAGATTTTCAAAAAATCCCAGCCATGCAGGATACAGTTAGATATGGAGCTTATCTGGTTAATGCCGCCGGATGTGTGGAATGTCATAGTAAAACTGACAAGGGTGCCGTTATAGCTGGCACTGAATTTGGAGGTGGGATGGAATTTAAACAACCTGGTGGTATCATCCGATCTTGCAATATTACCATGCATAAAACTAATGGATTGGGTAATTGGACAAAGGAAATGTTTGTCCAAAAATTTAAGATGTATGCCGATAGTAACAATAAATTACCTGCCATGAATAAGAATGAATTAAACACTCCTATGCCATGGACTATGTTTGCCGGAATGACTAAGGACGACCTGGGAGCTATATATACATATTTAAAAAGCTTAAAGCCCCTGGACAACAAAGTGGAAACAAGAAGCAGTTTATAA
- a CDS encoding dicarboxylate/amino acid:cation symporter — MKGYVKNYSGIIWLLTGIIVGSIAGLIFGKKVEVLKPIGDIFLNLLFTAVIPLVFFAISSAIANIKPSEKLSKMMGITGVVFLATVLISAILTIVAVKIFPIHESLSAASLTEKIDEKPFADQLAGLFTTSEFFELLSRKSMLAMIIFSVIIGFATHRSGKEGTRFASFLHAGNEVFKNVFILIMKVGPVGLGAYFAYQVGVFGPQLFGTYAKSLGLYYSFGAFYFVIMFSLYAFIAGGVRGIKRYWKNNLIPSATAVGTCSSIATIPANLDAAKKMGIPDYIANVTIPLGATLHKDGSSISSIVKMAVVFALFGKGFDTADAIILALGMTILVSIVEGGIPNGGYVGELLFISAYGLPIEALPPAMIIGTLVDPMATLLNATGDTVASMLVTRFTEGRQWMKNSF, encoded by the coding sequence CTGGCTATTGACCGGAATTATAGTTGGGAGCATAGCAGGATTGATATTTGGTAAAAAAGTTGAAGTTTTAAAACCAATAGGTGATATCTTTTTAAATCTTTTATTTACGGCTGTTATACCTCTGGTCTTTTTCGCTATATCATCGGCTATTGCGAATATTAAACCATCCGAAAAATTAAGCAAAATGATGGGAATCACTGGTGTGGTATTCCTGGCTACCGTCTTAATATCCGCTATATTAACCATAGTTGCCGTTAAAATATTCCCAATACATGAATCCTTAAGCGCTGCTTCTCTTACTGAAAAAATAGACGAAAAACCCTTTGCTGATCAGCTTGCAGGGCTTTTTACAACTTCAGAGTTTTTTGAACTACTCTCTCGTAAGAGTATGCTGGCCATGATCATCTTCTCCGTTATTATTGGCTTTGCAACTCATAGATCCGGAAAAGAAGGCACCCGCTTTGCATCATTTCTTCATGCGGGAAATGAAGTATTTAAAAACGTATTTATTCTGATCATGAAAGTTGGTCCGGTTGGACTTGGGGCATACTTTGCTTATCAGGTTGGCGTATTTGGCCCCCAATTGTTTGGCACCTATGCAAAGTCATTAGGCCTATATTATAGCTTTGGCGCATTTTATTTTGTGATCATGTTTAGCCTATACGCATTCATAGCCGGGGGTGTAAGGGGAATAAAGCGGTATTGGAAAAATAACCTTATCCCCTCTGCAACAGCCGTAGGTACCTGTAGTAGCATTGCTACTATCCCAGCAAATCTGGACGCAGCGAAGAAAATGGGTATTCCAGATTACATTGCCAATGTAACTATCCCCCTTGGTGCAACCTTACACAAAGATGGTTCGAGTATATCTTCAATTGTTAAAATGGCCGTAGTCTTTGCGCTTTTTGGGAAAGGATTTGATACAGCCGATGCAATTATACTAGCACTAGGCATGACCATATTAGTAAGTATTGTAGAAGGGGGAATACCAAACGGAGGTTATGTGGGTGAGCTTTTGTTTATTTCCGCTTACGGCTTGCCTATAGAAGCTTTGCCACCTGCAATGATCATTGGGACATTGGTGGATCCAATGGCTACTTTATTAAATGCCACTGGTGATACTGTGGCATCAATGTTGGTTACCAGGTTTACTGAAGGCAGGCAGTGGATGAAAAACAGTTTTTAA
- the fbp gene encoding class 1 fructose-bisphosphatase, which yields MSGIKTLGQFIIEKQADFSYAKGELSRLLRDIGIAAKIVNREVNKAGLVDILGSAGTVNIQGEGQQKLDVFANTQFISALTSGGECCIVATEEEDDFVPIDSPVSKNAKYIVCIDPLDGSSNIDVNVAVGTIFSIYRRKSTEGMATLADVLQKGTQQVAAGYVIYGSSTMLVYTTGKGVNGFTLDPSIGEFCLSHPNLKIPENGNIYSINEGNYVHFPEGVKKYIKYAQVEDKATNRPYTSRYIGSMVGDIHRNLIKGGIYIYPTTSSSPNGKLRLLYECNPMAFIVEQAGGVASDGFNRILEIEPTELHQRTSIFIGSPAMVKVAEDLMVQYSAEKNNATVNGNAVKINVDAIPVNGSAD from the coding sequence ATGTCGGGTATAAAAACACTTGGTCAATTCATAATCGAGAAACAAGCTGATTTCTCTTATGCAAAAGGGGAGCTTTCCAGATTGCTGAGAGATATCGGGATTGCGGCCAAAATAGTAAACCGTGAAGTAAACAAAGCTGGTTTGGTAGATATTTTAGGTTCAGCCGGGACAGTCAATATACAGGGCGAAGGACAGCAAAAATTAGATGTATTTGCTAATACACAGTTTATCAGCGCGCTTACAAGTGGTGGCGAATGTTGTATTGTAGCTACAGAAGAAGAGGACGACTTTGTACCTATTGATTCTCCGGTATCAAAAAATGCCAAGTATATTGTTTGTATTGATCCATTGGATGGTTCATCAAATATTGATGTAAATGTTGCTGTCGGAACAATCTTTTCTATTTATAGAAGGAAATCAACCGAGGGTATGGCAACATTAGCTGATGTGTTGCAAAAAGGTACTCAGCAGGTTGCGGCAGGTTATGTGATCTATGGATCATCGACTATGCTTGTATATACTACAGGAAAAGGAGTGAACGGTTTTACTTTAGATCCTTCCATAGGTGAGTTTTGTTTGTCGCATCCGAATTTGAAAATACCTGAGAATGGCAATATCTATTCTATCAATGAAGGTAACTATGTTCACTTTCCGGAAGGTGTGAAAAAATACATTAAATATGCTCAGGTGGAGGATAAAGCGACTAACAGACCTTATACATCAAGGTATATTGGTTCCATGGTGGGCGATATACATCGGAATCTGATCAAAGGCGGTATTTATATTTATCCAACCACTTCCAGTTCTCCGAATGGGAAGCTAAGGTTACTTTATGAATGTAATCCAATGGCCTTTATCGTTGAACAGGCTGGAGGAGTAGCTTCTGATGGATTTAATAGAATATTGGAAATTGAGCCTACAGAGTTGCACCAACGTACTTCTATCTTTATCGGGTCGCCAGCAATGGTTAAGGTTGCAGAAGATTTAATGGTTCAGTACTCTGCGGAAAAGAATAATGCTACAGTTAATGGAAATGCAGTGAAAATTAATGTAGATGCGATACCTGTAAATGGCAGTGCCGATTAA